A segment of the Actinomycetota bacterium genome:
TCGATGTCGTTGAAGGGCAGGTGATAGAGGACGACGTGCCTGATGTCGGGGATGTTCACGCCTTCGCCGAAGGCGCTCGTCGCTATCACGACCAGCACCTCTCCAGACCGGAAAGCGGACTCCACGGCATGGCGTGCCGAGCGGGAGAGCCCGCCGTTGTAGAACGCGATTCGCCACCCGAACTCCGGCACTCGCTTGCGCAGCATCCGCGCGAGCCGCACAGACTGCTCTCGCGAGTTCACGTAGACGATCGTCTTCTCGCCACGGGCCACGAGTCCGACAAGGTAGCCGTCCTTGTCGCGGTGCGCCCGGGAGTCCTCGACCACGAGATTGTCGCGAACCGTCGGGTCGGTCACTACCTCCTCAATGCCAAGGAGCTCCGTGACCCTCGCGGCAACCTCCGGGCCGGCGGTCGCGGTGACAGCGAGCACGGTCGGCGTGCCCAGTGTCGCAAGCGCAACGCCAAGTCGAGTGTACGCAGGTCGATGGCCCGACCGGGACGTGGCCACATGGTGCGCCTCATCGACGACGACGAACCGCACTCGACCGCCGGCCGCAAGTCTCGCGGCGTGGTAGTCGAAGAATTCCGGCGTGGTCAGAACCACGTCGATCTCCCCCTCCTTCAGCTGGGCGAACGTCTCATCGCGCATTGAGGGAGACGACTCGCCCGTGAGCACGCACACGCGAAGCCCCATCCGTCCGAACACCTCTTCCAGGTGAAAGGCCTGATCGGCGACGAGGGCGCGCAACGGGTACACGAACACCGACGCAGCCCCCTCGGCAAGAGCGATTCGCGCGGCGTGCAGCTGGAAGATGAGTGACTTGCCGCGCCCCGTCGCCATGACGGTCAGACATCGCACGCCACGCGCGAGCACCTCGAGTGAGCGCACCTGGGCGTCGTGCAGCTTCAGCTCGCCGATGAACTCGCGGGCAAGCGCGGCATCCAGCTGCGCGCCCGTGAGCTGCGCGAGCTCCGCTCGGCGCTCGGCGGCGGTCTCCTCGGTATCGGTGTCTACAGGTTCGCCGCGCCGGGTCAGGAGCACATTCACTCCACGGTTCTTCTCATCGACGCCACCGGTGACCTCGGTGACCTCGGAGTCGTAGCCGACGCCAGCGTCGATCACCGCCGCCAGCACGGCGGCAAGTCGCCGGTTGAGATACCCGATGTGGTCTCCGTGAGGGTCATAGACCGCGATCGCGTTCGCGTCGTGAGGGTTCTCGGGCTGCCTCACGAGCCTGAGAGGCGACCCCGGCGACAGTCGCGCCACCATCCCTTGCCGTCCTTCGAATGTCACACCCGCGAGCTTCGTGTGAAACGAGTCGGCGTCTTCGATACCCGCGTACTCCTCCCGCGCGATGATCTCCTCGGCGTGCTCGAAGAGGTCCTCGATGAGGTCGGCGGCGGCGGACCGGTCGCCGCGCTCGCGCGGTGCGATGTCGCGGACGAGAAGCTGGACCCGTGTGCGCCCGCGCCATTCGTCGAGCGATATCTCGAAGACCATGTCAACGGCCGCGTCATGGGCGGCCATCTGCTCGATGTCTCTGCACCGAAACGCAATGGCCTGGACCGAGGTCGTTCCGTCATACGCTGTGAACCTGAGGTGACTCGACGTCCGCCCCACACGCTGACGCGCATTCATGAAGACGCTTTGGGCCGCCAGCAAGGGGCGCCTGTTCTCATGACCGAAGGGCTCAAGCAGCGCGATCTCGGCGGCGAGCTCCTGACTCACGTCGTCGAGGTCCACGCGCTCGTCCGCGACAAGCTCGGTGGCAAACTGCTCCTCGGGTAGCGAATCGAGATGGCCAAGGAGCAGCTCCCGAAAGCGAGGCAGGTTCTCCGGTGCAACCGTCGCACCGACTGCGGCATCGTGACCACCGAAGCGTATGAGCACGTCCGAGCAGGAGTCGACCGCATCGTAGAGCCCAACCGTGCCGACCGAGCGGCCAGAACCGCGTGCCTCGTTACCTTCAATGCTGAACAGGAAAGTGGGCACGCCGTAGAGTCTCGCCAGGCGCGAAGCTACGATGCCCTTGACTCCCTCGTGCCACCCCTCGCCCGACAGAACGAGCGCCCTGTCCCCGGGGCGGTAGGTTCGCTCCGCGAGAGCCCCGGCGGCCTCGGCGAGATCCTGCTCGACCGCTTGTCTCACGCGGTTGTGCTCCTCCAGCGTCCGTGCGAGCTCCTCGGCCTGCCCGGGATCATCCGTCATCAGAAGCGAGAGGGCCACCGAGGGATCGGCCATACGGCCAGCCGCATTCAGCCGGGGCGCCAGAGAAAACGAGATGTCATCGGACTTGATCGTGCCGATCGACACGCCAGACACCGCTGCAAGAGCCGCGACCGAGACCCGTGGTGAGCGACGCATCAGGGCAAGCCCCTCGGACACGAGAGCCCGGTTCTCGCCGCGAAGAGGCACTATGTCGGCGATCGTGCCAAGAGTGGCGAGATCGATGAGGCCCTTCCAAACATCATCCTTGCCAAAGAGCCGCCCTACCGCCTGCACGAGCTTGAGTGCCACCCCAGCACCCGCCAGGTCGCGGGAGACACAAGCGCTGTCGAGCTTGGGATTGGCGATCGGCACGCCGACGGGCACCAGGTCGCCCGGCTCGTGGTGGTCGGTCACGACGATGTCGACACCGGAAGCTCGAAGCGTCTGTGCTTCCACAGCCCCCGAGATGCCGCAATCGACGGTCACCACCACATCGGGAGACATCGTCCCGAGCCGGGCCACCGAAGCGTCCGTCAACCCGTACCCCTCCCGGAACCGGTTGGGCACGATCGCCTGCACGCTCGCGCCGAACGCTGCAAGTCCACGTGCGGCCACAGCCGCCGAGGATACGCCGTCGAGGTCGAAGTCCCCGAACACGACGATTCGCTCCCCGCCACGAACAGCAGCAGCCACCCGTTCCGCGGCATCGTCCATCCCTGGAATCAGCGACGGGTCATGCCAGTCGCGGTCGAGGTCCGGCTCAAGGAAGCGGCGCATCGCCTCCGCATCGCCGAGCCCGCGGACAACTAGG
Coding sequences within it:
- the recJ gene encoding single-stranded-DNA-specific exonuclease RecJ — translated: MIEDRCKEKAPAEARWRLAPADEVLVAGLSADTGLSRFVSRILVVRGLGDAEAMRRFLEPDLDRDWHDPSLIPGMDDAAERVAAAVRGGERIVVFGDFDLDGVSSAAVAARGLAAFGASVQAIVPNRFREGYGLTDASVARLGTMSPDVVVTVDCGISGAVEAQTLRASGVDIVVTDHHEPGDLVPVGVPIANPKLDSACVSRDLAGAGVALKLVQAVGRLFGKDDVWKGLIDLATLGTIADIVPLRGENRALVSEGLALMRRSPRVSVAALAAVSGVSIGTIKSDDISFSLAPRLNAAGRMADPSVALSLLMTDDPGQAEELARTLEEHNRVRQAVEQDLAEAAGALAERTYRPGDRALVLSGEGWHEGVKGIVASRLARLYGVPTFLFSIEGNEARGSGRSVGTVGLYDAVDSCSDVLIRFGGHDAAVGATVAPENLPRFRELLLGHLDSLPEEQFATELVADERVDLDDVSQELAAEIALLEPFGHENRRPLLAAQSVFMNARQRVGRTSSHLRFTAYDGTTSVQAIAFRCRDIEQMAAHDAAVDMVFEISLDEWRGRTRVQLLVRDIAPRERGDRSAAADLIEDLFEHAEEIIAREEYAGIEDADSFHTKLAGVTFEGRQGMVARLSPGSPLRLVRQPENPHDANAIAVYDPHGDHIGYLNRRLAAVLAAVIDAGVGYDSEVTEVTGGVDEKNRGVNVLLTRRGEPVDTDTEETAAERRAELAQLTGAQLDAALAREFIGELKLHDAQVRSLEVLARGVRCLTVMATGRGKSLIFQLHAARIALAEGAASVFVYPLRALVADQAFHLEEVFGRMGLRVCVLTGESSPSMRDETFAQLKEGEIDVVLTTPEFFDYHAARLAAGGRVRFVVVDEAHHVATSRSGHRPAYTRLGVALATLGTPTVLAVTATAGPEVAARVTELLGIEEVVTDPTVRDNLVVEDSRAHRDKDGYLVGLVARGEKTIVYVNSREQSVRLARMLRKRVPEFGWRIAFYNGGLSRSARHAVESAFRSGEVLVVIATSAFGEGVNIPDIRHVVLYHLPFNDIEFNQMCGRAGRDGARARIHTLFGPKDGKVNEMVLASVAPDREDMAALYLAAKELSSQSEDGWFEITNAELASRVCARLPRSQMNDRSVSSAIGVFRELGLVEGEGHGAYRRLALVPQGGGKVELESSVRYSEGLQEIEEFGEFRTWVLQAADDELLARFNRPILPSHS